A genomic region of Gossypium hirsutum isolate 1008001.06 chromosome D01, Gossypium_hirsutum_v2.1, whole genome shotgun sequence contains the following coding sequences:
- the LOC107928624 gene encoding protein ACCELERATED CELL DEATH 6 yields the protein MDQQFLMAARTGNLNLIKQFIDAETNILNATTPQGNTALHMAARFGHKDLVEQIINWHPNLIHKTNLNGETPFHVAAKAGRFDVILLFKATVEDIARVRDKHGDTPLHCAVRNNHKLVIWLLVDGDQEALRLVNNAGESPLVVAIDLGLTNVAHSIIFGNPSTLDHRGNNGQTPLHRAVLSRDLAIVDRILVLKPELITMQDGKGRNPLHYAVSLGDYEMVKKLLECNSSAAYQVDNNRQIPLHFAAKNGQVSLLKLLLNPCPDTVEMINNEQRNILHLSAKNGYMNVVLYVLDLPEAEDLVNGSDIAGNTPLHLAAMNFHSNVVYFLSRNSKVNIRVMNQNSQTALDVVYSIEDGGMELQKHLTLKALKSSYTKRAGDLLQDGGFVDTDVEKTNKIGQKSREMATTMLLMATLIATFTFTAAFTIPGGFKNNGPDEGMSTLLGKSAFKAFVVTDSIAFTSSMTAAVLVFWSSSYQVTESFMDTLPFAIAFTWIALVAMALAFVTGLFVVLSKTLWLAILVCFIGCASPAILYLFGPLFLLVFDRLSSSPTSLARRRNILEDNPFLFIFRLTKMIY from the exons ATGGATCAACAATTTCTCATGGCGGCTAGAACCGGAAACTTAAACCTCATCAAGCAATTCATAGATGCTGAAACCAACATCCTAAACGCCACCACTCCACAAGGCAACACTGCTCTTCACATGGCTGCACGATTCGGACACAAAGATTTGGTCGAACAGATAATAAATTGGCATCCGAATCTCATCCACAAGACCAACCTCAATGGTGAAACACCCTTTCATGTAGCCGCAAAGGCCGGACGGTTCGATGTTATTCTCTTGTTCAAGGCTACTGTGGAAGATATAGCAAGGGTCAGAGACAAGCATGGCGACACCCCTTTACATTGTGCTGTCAGAAATAATCATAAGTTGGTTATATGGCTATTGGTAGACGGAGATCAGGAAGCTTTGAGGCTAGTCAACAATGCCGGGGAATCTCCGCTTGTTGTCGCCATTGATTTAGGCTTAACTAATGTTGCTCACAGCATCATATTTGGAAATCCATCCACTCTTGATCATAGAGGAAACAATGGCCAAACACCGCTGCACCGTGCCGTCTTAAGCCGCGATCTGG CTATCGTGGACAGAATCCTGGTTTTGAAACCAGAGTTGATCACCATGCAAGATGGGAAAGGGAGAAATCCCCTTCACTATGCTGTTTCCTTGGGTGACTATGAAATGGTTAAGAAATTACTAGAATGCAATAGTTCAGCTGCATATCAAGTAGATAATAATCGACAGATACCTCTCCACTTTGCTGCCAAGAATGGTCAAGTAAGCTTGTTGAAGCTGCTGCTAAATCCTTGCCCGGACACCGTTGAGATGATCAACAATGAGCAACGAAATATTCTCCACCTTTCTGCTAAAAATGGGTACATGAATGTAGTATTGTATGTCTTGGATTTGCCTGAAGCTGAAGATTTGGTTAATGGATCAGATATTGCTGGAAACACCCCTTTGCATCTTGCAGCAATGAACTTCCATAGCAATGTGGTCTATTTTTTGTCAAGGAATTCAAAGGTGAACATTAGGGTAATGAATCAGAATTCTCAGACAGCTTTGGATGTTGTCTATTCAATTGAAGATGGTGGGATGGAACTACAAAAG CACTTGACCTTAAAGGCTTTGAAGAGTTCTTATACGAAGAGAGCTGGCGATCTCCTTCAAGACGGAGGATTCGTCGATACAGATGTCGAGAAAACAAACAAAATCGGACAAAAAAGCAGGGAAATGGCGACAACTATGTTGCTGATGGCAACACTGATTGCTACATTTACATTCACAGCAGCTTTTACAATCCCTGGAGGTTTCAAAAACAATGGTCCAGACGAGGGTATGTCGACATTACTCGGTAAGTCTGCTTTTAAAGCATTCGTAGTCACGGATTCGATTGCCTTCACCTCATCAATGACTGCAGCAGTGTTGGTTTTCTGGTCATCTTCATATCAAGTCACTGAATCATTCATGGACACACTTCCTTTCGCCATTGCTTTTACTTGGATTGCACTTGTGGCGATGGCATTGGCATTCGTTACGGGATTGTTCGTAGTGTTGTCCAAGACCTTGTGGCTTGCCATACTGGTTTGTTTCATCGGTTGTGCATCGCCGGCAATTCTTTACTTATTTGGACCGTTGTTTCTCCTCGTGTTCGATCGCTTGTCATCTTCTCCGACCTCTCTCGCTCGCCGACGTAACATACTTGAAGACAACCCGTTTTTGTTTATCTTTCGATTGACAAAGATGATTTACTGA